One stretch of Jiangella gansuensis DSM 44835 DNA includes these proteins:
- a CDS encoding SDR family NAD(P)-dependent oxidoreductase — translation MTAALPAGRTALVTGASRGIGRALALGLADRGVAVGLIARHRESLDAVVAECRHRGVAAAGVTADVTDHEEVAAAVEAIAGHLDRIDLLVNNAGVIEQVELPFLDTAVEESWRVVEVNVRGPLLVTHAVLPLMLAGGGGRIVNMNSGLGYRSAGHYTGYAMAKGALARFTSMLDVQYRERGIAAFDVSPGHVETDMTTAMPMHAGRTSWTAADDVVGLVAAIGDGRLDELSGRFFRAGTDTPESLLALREEILARDARALRLSLAGPDDPLS, via the coding sequence ATGACGGCGGCACTCCCGGCCGGGCGGACGGCACTCGTCACCGGCGCCAGCCGAGGCATCGGCCGGGCGCTCGCGTTGGGCCTGGCCGACCGCGGTGTCGCGGTCGGCCTGATCGCCCGGCACCGGGAGAGCCTGGACGCGGTGGTGGCCGAATGCCGGCACCGCGGCGTGGCCGCGGCCGGCGTCACCGCCGACGTCACCGACCACGAGGAGGTGGCCGCCGCGGTCGAGGCGATCGCCGGCCACCTCGACCGTATCGATCTGCTGGTCAACAACGCCGGTGTCATCGAACAGGTGGAGCTGCCGTTCCTCGACACCGCCGTCGAGGAGAGCTGGCGCGTCGTCGAGGTCAACGTGCGCGGCCCGCTGCTGGTCACCCACGCGGTGCTGCCGCTCATGCTGGCCGGTGGCGGCGGCCGGATCGTGAACATGAACAGCGGCCTGGGCTACCGCTCGGCCGGCCACTACACCGGCTACGCCATGGCCAAGGGCGCGCTGGCGCGCTTCACGTCGATGCTGGACGTCCAATACCGCGAGCGGGGGATCGCCGCGTTCGACGTCTCGCCCGGCCACGTCGAGACCGACATGACCACGGCGATGCCCATGCATGCCGGCCGCACGTCGTGGACGGCCGCCGACGACGTCGTAGGCCTGGTCGCCGCCATCGGCGACGGCCGCCTCGACGAGCTGTCCGGGCGGTTCTTCCGGGCCGGCACCGACACCCCCGAATCGCTGCTGGCGCTGCGCGAGGAGATCCTGGCCCGCGATGCCCGGGCGCTGCGGCTGTCCCTGGCCGGGCCCGACGACCCCCTGAGCTGA